A part of Solicola gregarius genomic DNA contains:
- the paaN gene encoding phenylacetic acid degradation protein PaaN, producing the protein MTSAAADLDALVAKHADLLENAQRAARTREYWSAFPESPSPRVYGEDAAAEGEQAFRALLGTTLDLGQPTDGTQVGSESSPYGLEIGVRYPRASADQLVEASRIANRAWRSATPIERAAVCAEILVRINRRSFELAHAVMHTSGQAFVMAFQAGGPNAQDRGLEATAYALTEQTRHASSVLWEKPQGKRPPLRMTKEFTPVARGIGLVVCCNTFPTWNAYPGIFASLATGNTVIVKPHPHAVLPLAVTVSIAREVLAEFGFDPNVVLLAPEDDGDRLAADLALDPQIGIVDFTGSTAFGEWLERNARQALVYTEKAGVNSVIFESTDAYRAALGNLAFTLSLYSGQMCTTTQNILIPAEGVQTDEGVKTRSEFAIDLGEAMDKLLGDDEKAAALLGGIVSDDVAKRLNAASASPDLAVSNRQVNVAEWPDARIYTPVVLLAKTSDDHTYTQECFGPVSFLVETATRDEAIDAFAEMTKEQGALTAGVYSTDEAYLERVREAALDAGVSLSENLTGGVFVNQTAAFSDFHATGANPAANATYVDGHFVAGRFRFIGTRRHAPDA; encoded by the coding sequence ATGACCTCCGCAGCAGCCGACCTCGACGCCCTCGTCGCCAAGCATGCAGACCTGCTCGAGAACGCCCAGCGCGCGGCGCGTACGCGAGAGTACTGGTCGGCGTTCCCCGAGTCGCCGAGCCCGCGGGTGTACGGCGAGGATGCCGCAGCGGAGGGCGAGCAGGCGTTCCGCGCGCTGCTCGGGACCACCCTCGACCTCGGCCAGCCGACCGACGGCACGCAGGTCGGCAGCGAGTCCTCACCGTACGGTCTCGAAATTGGTGTGCGATACCCGCGCGCAAGCGCCGACCAGCTCGTCGAGGCCTCGCGGATCGCCAACCGGGCTTGGCGATCGGCAACGCCGATTGAGCGGGCCGCCGTATGCGCCGAGATCCTCGTACGGATCAACCGTCGCAGCTTCGAGCTCGCACACGCCGTGATGCACACGTCGGGCCAGGCATTCGTGATGGCATTCCAGGCCGGCGGCCCGAACGCCCAGGACCGCGGGCTGGAGGCGACCGCGTACGCGCTCACCGAGCAGACCCGGCACGCGTCGTCGGTGCTCTGGGAGAAGCCACAAGGCAAGCGTCCGCCGCTTCGGATGACGAAGGAGTTCACGCCCGTCGCCCGCGGAATCGGCCTCGTGGTCTGCTGCAACACGTTCCCGACGTGGAACGCGTACCCAGGGATCTTCGCCAGCCTCGCGACCGGCAACACTGTCATCGTCAAGCCCCACCCGCACGCCGTACTTCCCCTGGCCGTCACGGTTTCGATCGCACGCGAAGTGCTGGCGGAGTTCGGGTTCGACCCCAACGTCGTGCTCCTCGCGCCCGAGGACGACGGCGACCGCCTCGCCGCAGATCTCGCCCTCGACCCGCAGATCGGCATCGTCGACTTCACCGGCTCGACGGCGTTCGGCGAATGGCTCGAGCGCAATGCTCGTCAGGCTCTCGTGTACACCGAGAAAGCGGGCGTCAACTCGGTCATCTTCGAGTCGACTGACGCGTACCGCGCCGCACTCGGCAACCTGGCATTCACGCTCTCGCTCTATTCCGGGCAGATGTGTACGACGACACAGAACATCCTCATCCCGGCCGAGGGCGTGCAGACCGACGAGGGCGTCAAGACGCGCTCCGAGTTCGCGATCGACCTCGGCGAGGCCATGGACAAGCTGCTCGGCGACGACGAGAAGGCGGCCGCACTGCTCGGCGGCATCGTCAGCGACGACGTCGCCAAGCGACTCAACGCGGCGTCCGCGAGTCCCGACCTCGCGGTCTCGAACCGTCAGGTCAACGTTGCCGAGTGGCCCGACGCGCGCATCTACACGCCCGTCGTACTGCTGGCCAAGACCAGCGACGACCACACGTACACCCAGGAGTGCTTCGGCCCAGTGTCGTTCCTCGTCGAGACGGCTACCCGCGACGAGGCGATCGATGCGTTCGCGGAGATGACCAAGGAGCAGGGCGCGCTCACCGCGGGGGTCTACTCGACCGACGAGGCCTACCTGGAGCGGGTACGCGAGGCCGCGCTCGATGCGGGTGTCTCGCTCTCGGAGAACCTCACCGGTGGCGTTTTCGTCAACCAAACTGCGGCATTCTCCGACTTCCATGCGACCGGCGCGAACCCCGCCGCCAACGCGACGTACGTCGACGGCCACTTCGTCGCCGGCAGGTTCCGGTTCATCGGCACCCGACGGCACGCACCCGATGCCTAA
- a CDS encoding TetR/AcrR family transcriptional regulator has translation MPKVLPSGEPRPRYDAALLLDVAARVFTERGYDGTSMEDLSRASGLSKSSLYHHVASKEELLRRALEHAVDPLFAIIDEAGAREGRAVDRLESTSSTAPCTCWPSGCPM, from the coding sequence ATGCCTAAGGTTCTGCCGTCGGGCGAGCCGAGGCCGCGCTACGACGCCGCGCTGCTGCTCGACGTCGCCGCCCGCGTCTTCACCGAGCGCGGGTACGACGGCACCAGCATGGAAGACCTGTCTCGGGCGTCCGGACTCTCGAAGTCGTCGCTCTACCACCACGTCGCGAGCAAGGAGGAGCTCCTGCGGCGAGCGCTCGAGCACGCGGTCGACCCGTTGTTCGCCATCATCGACGAGGCCGGTGCCCGGGAGGGCCGTGCCGTCGACCGGCTCGAAAGTACGTCATCGACCGCGCCGTGCACGTGCTGGCCGAGCGGCTGCCCTATGTGA
- a CDS encoding DeoR/GlpR family DNA-binding transcription regulator → MSHGRHAQILERLRTTDRVEVRELADALATSEVTIRRDLDELASAGVLRRVRGGAVSTLMRSDELPFGVREGEAADAKQRIGAAATELLRDGESVIVDSGTTGVAAARALVARRLTVMPMSLHAVGILSGSASITLLLAGGEVRPGEMSVVGPLAERGIAAFRFDTALLTCCGFSTESGATAPDIRDASVKRAAIESSARTIALVDGTKFTRTTLHVICEATDVDIVVTDTTAPGAEVERLRAAGVEVHCV, encoded by the coding sequence ATGAGTCACGGCCGCCACGCACAGATCCTGGAGCGCCTGCGGACGACCGACCGGGTCGAGGTACGCGAGCTCGCGGATGCGCTGGCGACGTCCGAGGTGACCATCCGCCGCGACCTCGACGAGCTGGCGTCCGCCGGTGTCCTGCGGCGCGTCCGCGGCGGCGCGGTCAGCACCCTGATGCGCAGCGACGAACTCCCGTTCGGCGTCCGAGAAGGCGAAGCCGCGGACGCGAAGCAACGCATCGGCGCTGCCGCGACGGAGCTGCTGCGCGACGGTGAGTCCGTCATCGTGGACAGCGGTACGACCGGAGTCGCAGCCGCTCGCGCACTCGTCGCCCGTCGGCTCACGGTGATGCCGATGTCGCTGCATGCGGTCGGCATCCTGTCCGGCTCTGCGTCGATCACGCTGCTGCTCGCGGGCGGCGAGGTACGCCCGGGCGAGATGTCCGTCGTCGGTCCGCTCGCCGAGCGGGGCATCGCGGCCTTCCGCTTCGATACTGCCCTACTGACCTGTTGCGGATTCTCCACCGAGTCCGGGGCCACGGCGCCAGACATCCGTGACGCATCCGTCAAGCGCGCGGCCATCGAGTCCTCCGCTCGTACCATCGCCCTCGTCGACGGCACGAAGTTCACCCGCACCACACTGCACGTGATCTGCGAGGCGACCGACGTCGACATCGTCGTCACCGACACGACCGCCCCCGGTGCGGAGGTCGAGCGCCTCCGCGCCGCGGGCGTCGAGGTCCACTGTGTCTGA
- a CDS encoding MFS transporter has protein sequence MSEPRAQAAQAIGRLPRVAVTATFAVHALLFASWTAHIPQVKSDLGLTDASLGTALLGAPVGSILATIGVGWLLPRLGSATVVRATLVGYTLAGMTVGMAGSGLTLFAALLLWGAFQGSLDVAMNTQGVTVERTIGRPIMAGLHGAWSIGGFVGAGIGTVGVSVGIALTPQLAVEGLVVLAVVGTLTMRMLPDPESPDEPRGDRKRRTFTPTVLVLGAVAFACMIGEGAAADWSAVYLHDVIDASPTYAGLGFAVFSLAMLTLRLAGNRLMLRFAPRDLLPTCAGVATIGMLVALLVDNQYVALLGFGTLGVGLALVVPTAFSAAGKLGGDSAGSSIATVAAIGWTGFMCGPPLIGHLANAVGLSGALLLLPVLTAAIAIAIRSSSAFDGGVDTR, from the coding sequence GTGTCTGAGCCCCGCGCCCAAGCCGCGCAGGCGATCGGCAGGCTGCCACGCGTCGCCGTGACCGCGACCTTCGCGGTGCACGCCTTGCTGTTCGCCTCCTGGACGGCGCACATCCCACAGGTGAAGTCCGACCTCGGCCTCACCGATGCCTCCCTCGGCACGGCACTGCTCGGTGCCCCGGTCGGCTCGATCCTCGCGACGATCGGCGTCGGCTGGCTCCTACCGCGCCTCGGCAGCGCGACCGTCGTCCGCGCCACGTTGGTCGGCTACACCCTCGCCGGCATGACGGTCGGGATGGCAGGCTCGGGGCTCACCCTGTTCGCTGCGCTGCTGCTGTGGGGCGCGTTCCAGGGCTCGCTCGACGTGGCGATGAACACCCAGGGCGTGACCGTCGAGCGTACGATCGGCCGCCCGATCATGGCCGGACTGCACGGCGCCTGGAGCATCGGCGGTTTCGTGGGCGCAGGCATCGGTACGGTCGGCGTCTCCGTCGGGATCGCACTCACCCCTCAGCTCGCGGTCGAAGGTCTCGTCGTCCTGGCGGTCGTCGGCACCCTGACGATGCGGATGCTCCCCGACCCCGAATCCCCCGACGAGCCTCGTGGCGACCGGAAGCGTCGTACGTTCACCCCGACCGTGCTCGTACTCGGTGCCGTCGCGTTCGCCTGCATGATCGGCGAGGGTGCCGCCGCCGACTGGTCGGCCGTCTACCTGCACGACGTGATCGACGCGTCCCCGACGTACGCCGGTCTCGGATTCGCGGTGTTCTCCCTCGCGATGCTTACCCTCAGGCTGGCGGGCAACCGGCTGATGCTGCGGTTCGCACCGCGCGACCTGCTGCCGACGTGTGCCGGCGTCGCGACTATCGGCATGCTGGTCGCGCTGCTCGTCGACAATCAGTACGTCGCGCTACTCGGCTTCGGCACCCTGGGCGTCGGCCTCGCACTGGTCGTGCCGACGGCGTTCAGCGCGGCCGGCAAGCTCGGCGGCGACTCGGCGGGATCCTCGATCGCCACCGTCGCCGCCATCGGCTGGACCGGCTTCATGTGCGGCCCCCCACTGATCGGCCATCTCGCGAACGCCGTGGGCCTGTCCGGCGCCCTGTTGCTCCTGCCCGTTCTGACCGCGGCGATCGCCATCGCCATCCGGTCCAGCAGCGCGTTCGACGGGGGCGTCGACACCCGCTGA
- a CDS encoding DUF6069 family protein has translation MTIYQPATESTCSCAEVRSRGPRWWTVLAAQVAAVAVYTVAVPIAGVDLSARTGDSTTTVDLGLVLTATLVVGLAAIGWLLALRHLSRRPERAWAITAGAVLVLSLAGPAGATGLAAGITLACMHLAVAGALAVGCLPWQRGRHG, from the coding sequence ATGACGATCTACCAACCCGCCACCGAGTCGACCTGCTCCTGCGCCGAGGTACGGTCCCGCGGCCCGCGCTGGTGGACGGTGCTCGCCGCCCAGGTGGCCGCGGTCGCCGTCTACACGGTCGCGGTCCCGATCGCCGGCGTCGACCTGTCCGCGCGTACGGGTGATTCGACGACGACGGTCGATCTGGGCCTGGTCCTGACCGCGACCCTGGTCGTCGGCCTCGCGGCGATCGGATGGCTGCTCGCGCTACGCCACTTGTCGCGGCGGCCCGAACGCGCATGGGCGATCACCGCGGGCGCGGTCCTCGTACTGTCCCTCGCAGGACCCGCTGGTGCGACGGGCCTCGCCGCCGGGATTACGCTCGCGTGCATGCACCTCGCCGTCGCCGGCGCGCTCGCCGTCGGCTGCCTACCGTGGCAACGTGGCCGGCATGGATGA
- a CDS encoding sensor histidine kinase: protein MDECRRGPNLRWATRGQPLVGIAIWSPIVLLGAAQHAYESDAGLATWAGLVTIAAANIAALVAGMRRRRATVLFLVQAAATIAVTVGDASDWYTLYCLQAIAASAALAARWVPVAVLATTAAWAAVDSYADSPWSELWVTTLCLALAGFGTFVFCQLFATIAELNATRDALARTAVSAERDRFSRDLHDVLGHTLSLMVVKAQAVRRLLPDQAEAAAEHAADIESIGRQALDDVRETVRGYRETTFETEVARARDALHTSEIELAVDATGLPVATGQDALLGWAVREATTNVLRHSDGNRCTVELRRVSDRIELRIGDNGTSAAASTNGGSGLAGLHDRFAEAGGDLAASPGPNGFTVSATLPATTRMHA from the coding sequence ATGGATGAGTGTCGCCGCGGCCCGAACCTGCGCTGGGCAACCCGTGGACAGCCGCTCGTCGGGATCGCGATCTGGAGCCCGATCGTGCTGCTCGGCGCCGCCCAGCACGCGTACGAGAGTGACGCTGGTTTGGCGACCTGGGCCGGGCTCGTCACGATCGCGGCGGCCAACATCGCCGCACTCGTCGCAGGTATGCGTCGCCGCCGCGCGACCGTGCTCTTCCTCGTGCAGGCGGCGGCGACGATCGCCGTCACGGTCGGCGATGCGAGCGACTGGTACACGCTGTACTGCCTGCAAGCGATCGCCGCCAGCGCGGCGCTTGCCGCGCGCTGGGTGCCGGTCGCCGTCCTCGCGACCACCGCGGCCTGGGCGGCGGTCGACTCGTACGCCGACTCACCCTGGTCCGAGCTGTGGGTGACGACCCTCTGTCTCGCCCTGGCGGGTTTCGGCACGTTCGTCTTCTGCCAGCTGTTCGCGACCATCGCGGAGCTGAACGCGACCCGCGACGCGTTGGCACGCACCGCCGTCTCCGCCGAGCGTGACCGGTTCTCGCGCGATCTGCACGACGTGCTCGGCCACACCCTGTCCCTGATGGTGGTCAAGGCGCAGGCAGTACGCCGGCTGCTGCCCGACCAGGCCGAAGCGGCGGCCGAACACGCTGCCGACATCGAGTCGATCGGCCGGCAGGCGCTCGACGACGTACGCGAGACCGTCCGGGGATACCGCGAGACGACCTTCGAGACCGAGGTCGCGCGAGCCAGAGACGCCTTGCACACCAGCGAGATCGAGCTCGCGGTCGATGCCACCGGCCTGCCCGTCGCAACCGGCCAGGACGCGCTGCTCGGCTGGGCAGTACGCGAGGCGACGACCAACGTGCTGCGGCACTCCGACGGGAACCGCTGCACCGTCGAGCTGCGCCGCGTCAGTGACCGCATCGAGCTACGCATCGGCGACAACGGCACGTCCGCCGCGGCATCGACGAACGGCGGCAGCGGTCTCGCCGGACTGCACGACCGGTTCGCCGAGGCGGGCGGTGACCTTGCGGCCAGCCCCGGCCCGAACGGCTTCACCGTGTCGGCAACGCTGCCCGCGACGACCAGGATGCACGCATGA
- a CDS encoding response regulator transcription factor — MIRALIAEDQAMMRGALALLLDMEHDISVVAQVGRGDEVVAGVREHRPDIALLDIEMPGISGIDAAAALHTEAPECAVMIVTTFARAGYLRRALDAGARGFVVKDDPVEDLAQAVRKVVAGSTVIDPGLAEEARLAPANPLTDGERRVLAAAADGSPVNDLAARLHLSDRTVRNYLSAAIGKTGSRTRAEAAIHARDQGWL, encoded by the coding sequence ATGATCCGGGCACTGATCGCCGAAGACCAGGCAATGATGCGCGGCGCGCTCGCGTTGCTGCTCGACATGGAGCACGACATCTCGGTGGTCGCGCAGGTCGGCCGCGGCGACGAGGTCGTCGCCGGCGTACGGGAGCACCGGCCCGACATCGCCCTCCTCGACATCGAGATGCCCGGCATCAGCGGCATCGATGCGGCGGCGGCACTGCATACCGAGGCGCCCGAGTGCGCGGTCATGATCGTGACGACGTTCGCCCGAGCCGGATACCTCCGCCGCGCCCTCGACGCAGGCGCACGCGGGTTCGTGGTCAAGGACGACCCGGTCGAGGACCTCGCGCAGGCCGTCCGCAAGGTGGTCGCCGGCTCGACGGTGATCGACCCTGGGCTCGCGGAAGAGGCCCGGCTCGCGCCGGCGAACCCGCTCACCGATGGCGAGCGCCGGGTGCTCGCGGCAGCAGCCGACGGCTCGCCGGTCAACGACCTCGCCGCGCGTCTGCACCTCTCGGATCGCACCGTGCGCAACTACCTGTCGGCCGCGATCGGGAAGACCGGCAGCCGCACCCGAGCCGAGGCGGCCATCCATGCACGTGATCAGGGCTGGCTGTAG
- a CDS encoding P1 family peptidase — translation MRATDLGITIGRFDTGPRNAITDVEGVLVGHTTVVADDVRSGVTAVVPEALTTWRTTLPAGLAVGNGHGKLIGATQIDEMGAIETPILLTSTLSAYRVADALVTYMLNLPEHHDTITLNPVVGETNDGFLSDIRSRPIREEHVVAAIESAGREVVEGCVGAGTGTVALGYKGGIGTASRVVDVAGETRTVGALVQSNFGGTLTAAGVRMPAQELLATTPPEPDGNSCMIVVATDAPLDARQLQRVARRAVYAMARVGARYSNSSGDYAIAFGSHGAPPADSALNEIFEGTMDAVEEALLNSLFTAETTYGYRGRAAHAVPTSRYSQP, via the coding sequence ATGCGAGCAACCGATCTGGGCATCACCATCGGCCGCTTCGATACAGGCCCGCGCAATGCGATCACCGATGTCGAGGGCGTGTTGGTCGGTCACACCACCGTGGTCGCCGATGACGTACGCAGCGGGGTCACTGCGGTCGTGCCGGAAGCGCTCACCACGTGGCGGACGACGCTGCCCGCCGGCCTCGCGGTCGGCAACGGGCACGGGAAGCTCATCGGTGCGACCCAGATCGACGAGATGGGTGCGATCGAGACACCGATCCTGCTGACGAGCACACTCTCGGCGTACCGGGTCGCCGACGCGCTGGTGACGTACATGCTGAACCTGCCCGAGCATCACGACACCATCACCCTCAACCCGGTCGTCGGGGAGACGAACGACGGGTTCCTCTCGGACATCCGATCGCGCCCGATTCGCGAGGAGCACGTGGTCGCGGCGATCGAGTCGGCCGGCCGCGAGGTCGTCGAGGGATGCGTCGGCGCCGGCACGGGCACGGTCGCCCTCGGATACAAGGGCGGTATCGGCACCGCTTCGCGCGTGGTCGACGTGGCCGGCGAAACGCGTACGGTCGGCGCGTTGGTGCAGTCCAACTTCGGCGGCACCCTCACCGCTGCCGGTGTCCGGATGCCTGCCCAGGAGCTGCTGGCGACCACGCCACCCGAGCCGGACGGCAACTCCTGCATGATCGTCGTCGCGACAGACGCACCGCTCGATGCGCGGCAGCTACAGCGGGTCGCACGCCGCGCCGTGTACGCGATGGCACGCGTCGGTGCGCGCTACTCGAACTCCAGTGGCGACTACGCGATCGCGTTCGGCTCGCACGGCGCGCCGCCTGCCGACTCGGCGCTCAACGAGATCTTCGAGGGCACGATGGATGCTGTCGAGGAGGCCTTGCTCAACTCGTTGTTCACGGCCGAGACCACGTACGGCTATCGCGGCCGGGCGGCGCATGCCGTGCCGACGAGCCGCTACAGCCAGCCCTGA
- the paaK gene encoding phenylacetate--CoA ligase PaaK produces the protein MQDLSPKPGDLEPIETASIDELRSLQLERLGWSLRHAYENVPHYRRAFDELGVHPDDCKDLSDLARFPLTGKAELRENYPFGMFAVPREQVSRVHASSGTTGKPTVVGYTAEDIDTWAHLMARSIRASGGRPGDIVHVAYGYGLFTGGLGAHYGAEKLGCTVVPVSGGMTERQVKLIVDFEPDIIMVTPSYMLNIVDEMRRQGVDPHATSLKVGIFGAEPWTDEMRRETESQLDMHAVDIYGLSEVMGPGVANECVETKDGLTLWEDHFYPEILDPITGEVLPDGERGELVLTSLTKQAMPVVRYRTRDLTRLLPGTARTMRRMEKITGRTDDMIILRGVNLFPTQIEELILRTEQLSPHFQCVLTRAGRMDSMTVLVERRAEAPLDAATVVGADLRTLIKNEIGVSVEVDVVDPETVERSVGKMRRIVDNRKD, from the coding sequence GTGCAGGACCTGAGCCCGAAGCCTGGAGACCTGGAGCCGATCGAGACCGCGTCGATCGACGAGCTGCGCTCGCTGCAGCTCGAGCGGCTCGGCTGGTCGTTGCGTCACGCGTACGAGAACGTGCCGCACTATCGGCGGGCGTTCGACGAGCTCGGTGTGCACCCGGACGACTGCAAGGACCTGTCCGACCTGGCGCGATTCCCGCTCACCGGTAAGGCCGAGCTGCGGGAGAACTACCCGTTCGGCATGTTCGCGGTGCCGCGGGAGCAGGTGTCCCGCGTGCACGCGTCGTCGGGTACGACCGGCAAGCCGACCGTCGTCGGCTACACCGCGGAGGACATCGACACCTGGGCGCACCTGATGGCACGCAGTATCCGAGCCTCGGGCGGCCGTCCCGGCGACATCGTGCATGTCGCGTACGGCTATGGACTCTTCACCGGAGGGCTCGGTGCGCACTACGGCGCCGAGAAGCTCGGCTGCACGGTCGTCCCCGTCTCCGGCGGCATGACGGAGCGGCAGGTGAAGCTGATCGTCGACTTCGAGCCGGACATCATCATGGTGACGCCGTCGTACATGCTCAACATCGTCGACGAGATGCGCCGCCAGGGCGTCGATCCGCATGCCACCTCGCTCAAGGTCGGCATCTTCGGCGCCGAGCCGTGGACCGACGAGATGCGCCGCGAGACCGAGTCCCAGCTCGACATGCACGCCGTCGACATCTACGGACTGTCGGAGGTGATGGGCCCGGGCGTCGCCAACGAGTGCGTCGAGACCAAGGACGGTCTGACGCTCTGGGAGGACCACTTCTACCCCGAGATCCTCGACCCGATCACCGGCGAGGTGCTGCCCGACGGCGAGCGCGGCGAGTTGGTGCTCACATCCCTTACCAAGCAGGCGATGCCGGTCGTCCGCTACCGTACGCGCGACCTCACTCGCCTGTTACCCGGCACGGCGCGCACGATGCGCCGGATGGAGAAGATCACGGGACGTACCGACGACATGATCATCCTGCGCGGGGTGAATCTCTTCCCGACGCAGATCGAGGAGCTGATCCTGCGTACCGAGCAGCTGTCACCGCATTTCCAATGTGTGTTGACACGTGCGGGCCGGATGGACTCGATGACGGTGCTGGTAGAGCGGCGGGCGGAGGCGCCGCTCGACGCGGCAACGGTGGTCGGCGCAGACCTGCGCACGTTGATCAAGAACGAGATCGGCGTCAGCGTGGAGGTCGATGTCGTCGACCCCGAGACGGTCGAGCGCTCGGTCGGCAAGATGCGCCGCATCGTCGACAACCGCAAGGATTAG
- a CDS encoding aldo/keto reductase, with protein sequence MTDVASIEMNDGRTIPAIGFGTWPLKGDEGSTAVRTAIDSGYRMIDTAARYENEDAVGRAIAASDVPREQLFVTTKLRGDEHGYDSALRACEESLKRLGLDYVDLYLIHWPLPRVGAYVASWRAFVALRERGLVRSIGVSNFTGAHIDRLIAETDVVPAVNQIELHPLFPQAAQRSYDSGKGVVTQSWSPLGRGSDLLGSPVVAKIADAHEATPGQVVLAWHLAVGAVPIPKSADPERMRQNLAAVDLSLTTDDLEAIAELDRDGRIGGDPDTHEEF encoded by the coding sequence ATGACTGACGTTGCCTCGATCGAGATGAACGACGGACGCACGATCCCCGCGATCGGCTTCGGTACGTGGCCGCTGAAGGGCGACGAGGGCTCGACGGCGGTACGCACTGCGATCGACTCGGGCTACCGGATGATCGACACGGCGGCGCGCTACGAGAACGAGGACGCGGTCGGCCGCGCGATCGCGGCGAGCGATGTGCCGCGCGAGCAGCTGTTCGTGACGACGAAGCTCCGCGGCGACGAGCACGGCTACGACTCGGCGCTGCGGGCTTGCGAGGAGTCGCTGAAGCGGCTCGGTCTCGACTACGTCGATCTCTATCTCATTCACTGGCCGCTGCCCCGGGTCGGTGCGTACGTCGCGTCCTGGCGGGCGTTCGTCGCGCTGCGCGAGCGCGGTCTCGTCCGGTCGATCGGGGTCTCGAACTTCACCGGCGCTCACATCGACCGGCTGATCGCCGAGACCGACGTCGTACCCGCGGTGAACCAGATCGAGCTCCATCCGCTGTTCCCGCAGGCGGCCCAGCGGTCGTACGACAGCGGCAAGGGCGTCGTGACGCAGAGCTGGAGCCCGCTCGGACGTGGTTCCGACCTGCTCGGCTCGCCCGTCGTCGCGAAGATCGCGGACGCACACGAGGCGACGCCCGGACAGGTCGTCCTCGCCTGGCATCTCGCCGTCGGCGCGGTTCCGATCCCGAAGTCGGCGGATCCCGAGCGGATGCGGCAGAATCTCGCAGCGGTCGACCTCTCGCTGACGACCGACGACCTCGAGGCGATCGCCGAGCTCGACCGCGACGGGCGGATCGGCGGCGACCCCGACACCCACGAGGAGTTCTGA
- the paaA gene encoding 1,2-phenylacetyl-CoA epoxidase subunit PaaA, producing MTVAEAELETGFHETIEHEQRIEPRDWMPDGYRKTLVRQIAQHAHSEIIGMQPEGNWLTRAPSLRRKAILLAKVQDEAGHGLYLYSAAETLGADRADLTDKLITGRQKYSSIFNYPTPTFADVGVIGWLVDGAAICNQVPLCRSSYGPYARAMIRICKEESFHQRQGYELLMCMMRGTDEQRAMVQESVDRWWWPSLMMFGPPDDDSPNTAQSMAWGIKRHTNDELRQRFVDMTVPQADALGVTFPDPGLAWNAERKSYDFGEPDWSELKAVITGHGPCNAQRIEQRKQAHDDGAWVREAATAFAHKQKETA from the coding sequence ATGACCGTCGCCGAGGCGGAGCTCGAGACCGGTTTCCACGAGACGATCGAGCACGAACAGCGCATCGAGCCGCGCGACTGGATGCCCGACGGCTACCGCAAGACGCTGGTCCGCCAGATCGCCCAGCATGCGCACTCCGAGATCATCGGGATGCAGCCCGAGGGCAACTGGCTCACCCGCGCGCCGTCGCTGCGTCGCAAGGCGATCCTGCTGGCGAAGGTTCAGGACGAAGCCGGCCACGGCCTCTACCTCTACTCCGCGGCCGAGACGCTCGGCGCCGACCGTGCCGACCTCACCGACAAGCTGATCACCGGCCGCCAGAAGTACTCCTCGATCTTCAACTACCCCACGCCGACGTTCGCCGACGTCGGCGTGATCGGCTGGCTCGTCGACGGTGCGGCGATCTGCAACCAGGTGCCACTGTGCCGCAGCTCGTACGGCCCGTACGCACGCGCGATGATCCGGATCTGCAAGGAGGAGTCGTTCCATCAGCGGCAGGGGTACGAGCTGCTGATGTGCATGATGCGTGGCACCGACGAGCAGCGAGCGATGGTGCAGGAGTCGGTCGACCGCTGGTGGTGGCCGTCACTGATGATGTTCGGGCCACCCGACGACGACTCCCCCAACACCGCCCAGTCGATGGCGTGGGGCATCAAGCGACATACCAACGACGAGCTTCGGCAGCGGTTCGTCGACATGACGGTGCCCCAGGCCGATGCGCTCGGCGTGACGTTCCCCGACCCCGGCCTCGCCTGGAACGCCGAACGCAAGTCGTACGACTTCGGCGAACCCGACTGGTCGGAGCTGAAGGCGGTCATCACCGGTCACGGCCCGTGCAACGCGCAGCGCATCGAGCAGCGGAAGCAGGCGCACGACGACGGCGCCTGGGTACGCGAAGCCGCGACAGCCTTTGCGCACAAGCAGAAGGAGACCGCATGA
- the paaB gene encoding 1,2-phenylacetyl-CoA epoxidase subunit PaaB: MTDANWPLYEVFVRGKRGLNHVHVGSVHAADDEMALRHARDVFTRRNEGSSIWVVRADAIAASSPSEKDPYFAPAADKVYRHPTFYDIPENVPHM; the protein is encoded by the coding sequence ATGACCGACGCCAACTGGCCCCTGTACGAGGTGTTCGTACGCGGCAAGCGCGGCCTCAACCACGTCCATGTGGGTTCGGTGCACGCCGCCGACGACGAGATGGCATTGCGTCACGCCCGCGACGTGTTCACCCGCCGCAACGAGGGTTCGAGCATCTGGGTCGTACGCGCCGACGCGATCGCGGCGTCGAGCCCGAGCGAGAAGGACCCGTACTTCGCGCCCGCCGCCGACAAGGTCTACCGCCACCCGACGTTCTACGACATCCCCGAGAACGTCCCCCACATGTGA